The Tissierellales bacterium nucleotide sequence CTGGAAAATTTATTATTAATATGCATTTTAAAATCTTCTAACTCTAGGGCTAGCTGATTACTTATATCATCGTCTAAGTCTAAAAGCTCATATATACAATCAGTATATATTTTGTAAATATTGGAGCTATATTTTCTTAAATATTTTTCCATATTTAAATTAGGTTCCCTTCTTCTTATTATATTGTAATCGAATAAGATTTCCTCAATAAACATTTCCCTAGCAAAACTAGGAAGAAAATTTACATCTCCAATAAATTTCTTAAAATCTATGACTTTTGCAATTCTACCAAATATTAAATCTGAAGTGTTGACTAATGTAGATAGCTCAGGTTCTAATATTTTATGAATTTCTCTACAAAGCAAATCTTCTACATACATATAATTATTTTTTATTTCAACAACTTCAAATAAGCTAATGTGGGATTTATTTCGTTCTTCTAGTATTTCTTTTTCTAAAGAGGTTAAAGATTGAGGGTTTTCTTCTAGAAGATGCTCAATAAAGTACTTACCTTCTTTAGTTCTATAATCTAAACTAACCCAAACATTGAAAGCTATAGCAGTTCTATCTTGATCAAAATTAGGGTAGTGGAATTCGATAGTATCTATTTCTGTTTCATTTTTAATGTATTGGCTAATATATTTAAGTAATTTTTTTGTAGCATTTTCTTGAATATCCATGATTTTTTTATAATTCAATTTAGTCATATTATCCTCCAAACTATTATAACTCAATTCTATTTAGTAATATACATTATATACTAAAAGCTAGTTTTTTGCATAAAGGATACTTATATTATACTATTATATACTATAGAAAAAGTGAGGAGGAGCTAAATTGGATATTATTAGGGAAGCTTGCGTAGGAAATTATAAGGAAGCAAAAAGGGCATATGAATTAGGTGCTGATAGAATTGAATTATGTGATAATTTAATGGAGGGTGGTACGACCCCTAGTTATGGAACTATATTACAAGCTAAGAAGAAATTAAATTTTAATATATTTGTAATTATAAGGCCAAGAGGAGGAAATTTTGTTTATACAGAGGAAGAAATTTCTATAATGGAAAAGGATATTGAATTATGTAAAAAGGTAGAAGTAGATGGGGTAGTTTTTGGAATCTTAACAGAAGATAATAAAATTGATGAAGAGCAAAATAAAAGATTAATAGAAAAAGCAGAGGGATTAGATATAACCTTTCATATGGCTTTTGATGAAATAGAAAATAGTGAAGAAGCTATAGATACTTTAGTAAGGTTAGGTGTAAGTAGAATATTAACTAAAGGTGGAAAAGACAAAGCTATTAATAATCTAGATAAGTTAAAAGAATTAGTAGAATGTGCCGGAGATGATATAACAATTTTAGCAGGTGGCGGAGTAACCAAAGATAACTATATGGAAATAATAAATAAAACGGGTATAAAAGAAGTTCATGGTAGTAAAATAGTAGGAGATTTGAAAAAATAATTTATTAGAAAAGGTAGTATGAAGTTTATTAATAAGTAATAGACCATTAATTTAAAGAATAAATCCTAACATTTTAGTGCTAGGATTTATTCTTTTATAACATTTATATTTTAAAATCATTTGAGACTGTCAGTCAACATAGTTTTTGTTTTATCTTTTTCCCAAGCGTGAAGTAGCAATGCTACACCTATAATACCATAAGCGATAAATACCCTAAAATACTCTCCGATTTGAGCGTTATTCATTAAGTTTTGTCCTGCTAATGGCGAAATGATAAACAATAAGTGGAATAGGAAGGTTCCTATTAATGCTTCTTTCCAAGATGCTTTATCTACTGTAGCACCACCTACAAGTAAAGAAGCTACTGCAAAAAGTCCTACTTGCTCATGACTACCATAAGTGTTCATAGTTCCAATATTCTGTAAAAATATTACTTGACCCCATGCTGCTAAAACTGTAGATATTATTATAGAAGTTATTCTTGTTTTATCTACATTAATACCAGATACCTCTGCAATATGCATATCTTGGCCTACAGCTCTCATATTTTGGCCTAGTTTTGTTTTTAAGAAATGGCTAAGTAGTAAAAATATAAGTAAAGTGAACAATAAGGTGGTTATTGGATACTTACCAAGCCATTGGAATAAGCCTAAATCTATTTTATTAAAGGGTATTAAATTATCTAAAGAATATCTTATATTTGCCAAGTCTATAGTATTTTTAAGGCCAACTCCAGAAGATAGAAGTAAAGCTTTATTTTTAATAGGTATTAGTGTACCAGCAAGAATTAAAAATATAAACTGATATACACCATTGGCAAAGAAACCCAAAATCATACTAGTAATCATTTCCTTACCCTTTGCCTTGTTTAACACTCTACCTACTAAGAAACCAAATAGAATAGCTATGGGAGTAGAAATTAAAATACTTAAGAAAAACCCAGCTCCCCCACCAATTCCATGATTGATTACAAATATTATACCAATTTGGCCGGCCATAGCACCTAGTACTATTCCAAAATTTAGTCCCATGCCAGTTATAACTGGTAATATTAAAGATACTACAAGGACTAAATTTCTAGCAAGACGTATAACCATTTCATTCATTAAAAAATTAAGAGGAAGTCCTGTAAAGAAAAATCCAACAATACATAATATTAAAAAAGTAATTGGCACCATCATGCTTGGTCACCTCCTGTTCTAGTTAATGCATAAAGAATTATGCCATTACTTACAATAGTCCTTATTACTTCTGACATACTTCCTTCAGACAGCACATTTATTACAGGTAGTGATACTACTAATAGAGATTGAAATAATAAAGTTCCAATAATAACATGGATTATTTTTGCTCTATTAAGTGAAGCACCACCAATTAATATAGAAGCAACAGCTGGCATTGCAGCATATAAGGGAGCATTATATAGTTGTAAAAAACCAAAGGCTTGACTATATACTATTATTCCTATGGCGGCAAGGACAGTGGATATTATTGTTCCAATTATTCTTTCTCTATCTACGTCTATACCATTTGCTAAAGCAAAATTTTCATTACTTCCTGCTACCTTCATAGATAATCCCTTTTCACTTCGGCCATAAACCCATATTATAAATGCAAAAATTGCGAAGAATAGTAGTAAGCCAGTTG carries:
- a CDS encoding copper homeostasis protein CutC translates to MDIIREACVGNYKEAKRAYELGADRIELCDNLMEGGTTPSYGTILQAKKKLNFNIFVIIRPRGGNFVYTEEEISIMEKDIELCKKVEVDGVVFGILTEDNKIDEEQNKRLIEKAEGLDITFHMAFDEIENSEEAIDTLVRLGVSRILTKGGKDKAINNLDKLKELVECAGDDITILAGGGVTKDNYMEIINKTGIKEVHGSKIVGDLKK
- a CDS encoding ABC transporter permease encodes the protein MMVPITFLILCIVGFFFTGLPLNFLMNEMVIRLARNLVLVVSLILPVITGMGLNFGIVLGAMAGQIGIIFVINHGIGGGAGFFLSILISTPIAILFGFLVGRVLNKAKGKEMITSMILGFFANGVYQFIFLILAGTLIPIKNKALLLSSGVGLKNTIDLANIRYSLDNLIPFNKIDLGLFQWLGKYPITTLLFTLLIFLLLSHFLKTKLGQNMRAVGQDMHIAEVSGINVDKTRITSIIISTVLAAWGQVIFLQNIGTMNTYGSHEQVGLFAVASLLVGGATVDKASWKEALIGTFLFHLLFIISPLAGQNLMNNAQIGEYFRVFIAYGIIGVALLLHAWEKDKTKTMLTDSLK